The proteins below come from a single Iocasia fonsfrigidae genomic window:
- a CDS encoding DUF4342 domain-containing protein — protein sequence MENLEKIDLIRQRIDVSYEKAYQALQETDGNVVEALIKLEKEGDGQKKFNLDTDLFHVKGQDLINKIKNIIKEGNVNKVIVKNDEKTLVEIPVTAGVVSLVLFPYLTLLAGATAMYKDYTLEIERNKEEEQNINQPENGE from the coding sequence ATGGAAAACCTGGAGAAAATAGACTTAATCAGGCAAAGAATCGATGTTAGTTATGAAAAAGCATATCAGGCCTTGCAGGAAACGGATGGTAATGTAGTAGAGGCTTTAATAAAATTGGAAAAGGAAGGGGATGGCCAGAAAAAATTCAATCTTGATACTGATCTTTTTCATGTAAAAGGGCAGGATTTAATCAATAAGATCAAGAATATAATAAAAGAAGGCAATGTAAATAAAGTAATTGTAAAAAATGATGAGAAAACCCTGGTAGAGATACCGGTTACTGCTGGAGTAGTTAGTCTGGTTTTGTTTCCTTATTTAACATTACTAGCTGGTGCTACTGCTATGTATAAGGACTACACCCTCGAAATTGAAAGAAATAAAGAGGAAGAGCAAAATATAAATCAGCCAGAAAATGGTGAATAA
- the glyQ gene encoding glycine--tRNA ligase subunit alpha yields MNFQDLINLLNKFWGEQGCVIEQPYDTEVGAGTMSPATFLRSLGPDKWNTAYVQPCRRPTDGRYGDNPFRLQRYFQYQVIMKPSPEDIQELYLDSLESLGIDPLKHDIRFVEDNWESPTLGAWGLGWEVWLDGMEITQFTYFQQVGGFEAKPVTAEITYGLERLAMYLQEKESLFDIEWVDGMSYRDIYLQNEIQQSTYNFEVSSIKTLLKLFALYEEEAKRALENDLVLPAYDYTLKCSHTFNLLDARGAISVSERTRYISRVRELAHLCAKKYLAINVKGVEKDV; encoded by the coding sequence ATGAATTTTCAGGATTTAATTAATCTGTTAAATAAATTCTGGGGTGAGCAGGGTTGTGTAATTGAACAACCCTATGATACTGAGGTAGGTGCTGGAACAATGAGCCCGGCAACTTTCTTAAGGTCATTAGGTCCAGATAAATGGAATACAGCTTATGTTCAGCCGTGTAGAAGACCAACTGATGGAAGGTATGGTGATAACCCCTTTAGATTACAGCGCTATTTTCAGTACCAGGTGATTATGAAACCTTCACCTGAAGATATTCAGGAATTATATCTTGATAGTTTAGAGTCTCTAGGTATTGATCCTTTAAAACATGATATTCGTTTTGTGGAGGACAACTGGGAATCACCTACACTAGGTGCCTGGGGTCTTGGTTGGGAGGTATGGCTTGATGGTATGGAAATAACCCAGTTTACCTATTTTCAGCAGGTGGGGGGTTTTGAAGCAAAACCAGTTACAGCAGAAATAACCTATGGTCTAGAAAGGTTAGCTATGTATCTTCAGGAAAAAGAAAGCCTTTTTGACATAGAATGGGTTGATGGAATGAGTTATCGGGATATATACCTCCAAAATGAAATTCAGCAATCAACCTATAATTTTGAGGTTTCTAGTATCAAAACATTGTTAAAATTGTTTGCTCTCTATGAAGAGGAGGCAAAAAGGGCACTGGAAAATGATCTTGTATTACCAGCTTATGATTATACCTTAAAGTGTTCTCATACTTTTAATCTTCTTGATGCCAGGGGTGCTATTAGTGTAAGTGAAAGAACAAGATATATTTCCAGAGTAAGGGAGCTTGCCCATCTTTGTGCTAAAAAATATCTGGCTATTAATGTAAAAGGAGTTGAGAAAGATGTCTAG